A window from Musa acuminata AAA Group cultivar baxijiao unplaced genomic scaffold, Cavendish_Baxijiao_AAA HiC_scaffold_1139, whole genome shotgun sequence encodes these proteins:
- the LOC135671478 gene encoding calcium-dependent mitochondrial ATP-magnesium/phosphate carrier protein 2-like has translation MSGAAKAVEHRIGFPTKMEATAPAADGEQQRRPGGCNPVKKPGPVSMDHVLLALRETKEEREVRIRSLFNFFDAAGVGHLDYAQIEAGLSALRIPTEYKYARDLLKVCDANRDGRVDYQEFRRYMDDKELELYRIFQAIDVEHNGCILPEELWDALIKAGIEIDDEELARFVEHVDKDNNGIITFEEWRDFLLLYPHEATIENIYQYWERVCLVDIGEQAAIPEGISKHVNASQYLIAGGVAGAASRTATAPLDRLKVVLQVQTTQARIVPAIKDIWREGHFLGFFRGNGLNVMKVAPESAIKFYTFEMLKDFIVKTKGEEKSDIGASGRLTAGGLAGAVAQTAIYPLDLVKTRLQTYACEGGKVPNLATLTKDIWVHEGPRAFYRGLVPSLLGIIPYAGIDLTAYETLKDMSRTYILKDSEPGPLVQLGCGTISGALGATCVYPLQVIRTRMQAQCTNTSTAYNGMSDVFWKTLRNEGFSGFYKGIFPNLLKVVPSASITYLVYETMKKSLTLD, from the exons ATGTCCGGCGCGGCCAAGGCGGTGGAGCACCGAATTGGCTTCCCCACAAAGATGGAGGCGACAGCGCCAGCGGCCGatggagagcagcagcggcgccCGGGCGGTTGTAATCCTGTGAAGAAGCCGGGGCCAGTGTCCATGGACCACGTTCTCCTGGCTCTGCGCGAGACCAAGGAGGAGAGAGAAGTCCGGATCCGGAGCCTTTTCAACTTTTTCGATGCGGCTGGCGTCGGCCACCTCGACTACGCTCAGATCGAGGCCGGCCTCTCCGCCCTTCGTATCCCTACCGAGTACAAGTACGCCAGGGATCTCCTTAAGGTGTGCGATGCCAACCGGGACGGCCGTGTCGACTACCAGGAGTTCCGGCGCTACATGGACGACAAGGAGCTTGAGCTCTACCGCATCTTCCAGGCCATTGACGTCGAGCATAACGGTTGCATCTTGCCGGAGGAGCTCTGGGATGCACTTATCAAGGCAG GAATTGAGATTGATGATGAGGAACTTGCCCGTTTTGTGGAGCATGTGGATAAGGATAATAATGGGATTATAACTTTTGAGGAATGGAGAGATTTTCTGCTGCTCTACCCACATGAAGCAACAATTGAGAACATCTATCAGTACTGGGAAAGGGTTTGTCTTGTGGATATTGGTGAACAAGCCGCTATCCCAGAAGGGATAAGTAAACATGTAAATGCAAGCCAATACTTGATTGCAGGAGGGGTAGCTGGAGCAGCTTCTCGTACGGCTACTGCTCCTCTTGATCGTCTTAAGGTAGTTTTGCAAGTACAGACAACACAAGCACGTATTGTGCCTGCAATAAAAGACATATGGAGAGAGGGGCATTTCCTGGGTTTTTTCAGAGGGAATGGTTTAAATGTGATGAAGGTTGCACCTGAAAGTGCAATTAAATTTTATACATTTGAAATGCTAAAAGATTTCATTGTCAAAACCAAAGGTGAAGAGAAGAGTGATATTGGTGCATCTGGGCGTCTGACCGCTGGTGGTTTAGCAGGTGCGGTGGCACAAACTGCTATTTATCCACTAGATCTTGTGAAAACACGGCTGCAGACTTATGCCTGTGAAGGTGGTAAAGTTCCCAATCTTGCTACTTTGACAAAAGACATATGGGTTCATGAAGGGCCTCGAGCTTTCTATAGAGGGCTTGTCCCATCGCTTCTTGGAATTATTCCATATGCTGGTATAGATCTTACTGCATATGAGACATTGAAAGATATGTCTAGAACGTACATTCTGAAGGATAGTG AGCCTGGTCCGCTTGTGCAACTTGGTTGTGGAACTATCTCAGGGGCTCTTGGAGCAACATGTGTTTACCCTTTGCAGGTTATCAGAACAAG AATGCAAGCCCAGTGCACCAATACATCTACCGCTTATAATGGAATGTCTGATGTGTTCTGGAAAACTCTTCGAAATGAAGGATTTTCAGGATTCTACAAAGGGATTTTTCCGAATCTGCTCAAAGTAGTACCATCTGCTAGTATTACTTATCTAGTTTATGAGACTATGAAAAAGAGTCTAACTCTTGATTAG
- the LOC135671479 gene encoding glucan endo-1,3-beta-glucosidase 14-like, translated as MPPDKASIPLLLHMASSSETSAVLIAVSSSSSCGYDAPPLPIAKESMRDSRSPLFFWCLVFFSLSHHGPLKVEAFTGTYGINYGRIADNLPPPESVVTLLKLAKIRNVRIYDADHSVLNAFKGSGLELIVAIGNEYLKDISVYEDHAMSWIKENVQPFLPDTHITGIAIGNEVLGGTDEELAGALLGAAKNVYNALDRLKLAGDIEVSTPHSAAVFANSFPPSSCIFREDVLVYMRPILDFFSQIGSPFYINAYPFLAYKSDPEHIDINYALFRSNAGIHDAKTGLHYDNMFDAQIDAAYAALEAAGYDKMEVRVSETGWASGGDENEAGATLQNARTYNFNLRKRLFKKKGTPRRPKMVVKAYVFALFNEDLKPGPSSEKHYGLFKADGSISYNIGLHGLKPSSASPSLLSLTRIRTRSCLGPSAMVLTCYVMVILALMI; from the exons ATGCCCCCAGATAAAGCAAGCATCCCATTGTTGCTACACATGGCATCCTCCTCCGAAACCTCTGCAGTTCTCATCGCcgtctcctcctcgtcctcgtgCGGCTACGACGCCCCTCCGCTGCCTATTGCTAAGGAAAGCATGCGGGATTCTCGATCTCCGCTCTTCTTCTGGTGCCTCGTCTTCTTCTCCCTTTCGCATCATG GCCCACTGAAGGTTGAGGCATTTACTGGAACCTATGGGATAAACTATGGCAGGATTGCTGACAATCTTCCTCCACCTGAAAGCGTCGTCACACTTTTGAAATTAGCAAAGATAAGGAATGTGAGAATCTACGATGCGGATCACAGCGTGCTCAATGCATTCAAGGGGTCTGGGCTCGAACTGATCGTGGCCATCGGCAATGAGTATCTAAAAGACATTAGTGTGTACGAAGATCATGCTATGAGTTGGATCAAGGAAAATGTGCAGCCATTTCTGCCGGACACCCACATCACAGGAATTGCAATCGGGAACGAAGTTTTAGGAGGCACAGATGAAGAACTGGCAGGAGCTCTTTTGGGTGCCGCAAAAAATGTGTACAATGCCCTCGACAGGCTTAAATTGGCGGGTGATATCGAGGTGTCAACGCCACATTCCGCGGCTGTGTTCGCTAATTCCTTCCCTCCCTCATCTTGCATTTTCAGAGAAGATGTCCTCGTCTACATGAGGCCCATCTTGGATTTCTTTTCGCAGATCGGTAGTCCGTTCTATATCAATGCATATCCATTTTTAGCTTACAAAAGTGATCCTGAGCATATCGATATCAATTATGCTCTTTTCCGGTCGAACGCCGGAATCCATGATGCGAAGACTGGCCTGCACTATGACAACATGTTCGATGCTCAAATAGATGCAGCTTATGCTGCTCTCGAAGCCGCCGGTTATGACAAGATGGAAGTCCGGGTTTCGGAGACAGGTTGGGCATCCGGTGGGGATGAAAATGAAGCTGGAGCCACTCTTCAGAATGCAAGGACTTACAATTTTAATCTCCGGAAACGACTTTTCAAGAAGAAAGGAACTCCACGGAGGCCAAAGATGGTGGTTAAGGCTTATGTTTTTGCTTTGTTTAATGAGGATTTAAAGCCAGGACCGAGTTCTGAGAAGCACTACGGGCTATTCAAGGCCGACGGGAGCATATCCTACAATATTGGCttacatggcctgaagccttccagTGCATCTCCATCTCTCTTGTCACTCACG AGAATTCGTACACGAAGTTGCCTAGGACCATCTGCCATGGTTCTCACATGTTACGTAATGGTTATTCTAGCTCTGATGATTTAG
- the LOC135671409 gene encoding uncharacterized protein LOC135671409: MIRKVYARSMVEKHLRPKFEPKITYGAEEVERSHHDDALVISIPIANAWVKRVMVDIGSSVDVLYLNAFMGDSISPLETTILPITIREESRAKTMMTTFMVVNLPSAYNVILGRPTLNKLKAMVSTYHWAVKFLTSVGIGESRRDPRESRRCYLTVVTLPRSRDPSKPRIPVRKPGH, from the coding sequence ATGATAAGGAAGGTCTACGCCCGCAGCATGGTGGAAAAGCATCTTAGACCCAAGTTCGAACCCAAAATCACCTATGGAGCCGAAGAGGTCGAACGCTCCCATCacgatgatgctttggtgatctccatcccGATCGCCAATGCTTGGGTGAAAAGAGTGATGGTCGACATCGGGAGCTCTGTCGACGTACTATACCTCAACGCCTTCATGGGGGATTCCATCTCCCCACTCGAGACCACCATCCTCCCCATTACCATCAGGGAAGAATCGAGGGCCAAGACAATGatgactaccttcatggtagtcaaccttccctcggcctacaacgtcatcctcggtCGCCCGACACTCAACAAACTAAAAGCGATGGTTTCCACTTACCACTGGGCCGTCAAATTTTTGACTTCAGTAGGGATCGGGGAATCCCGAAGAGATCCTAGAGAGTCAAGGCGGTGCTACCTTACAGTAGTCACCCTTCCGAGAAGTCGCGACCCCAGCAAGCCTCGGATCCCCGTGAGGAAGCCAGGACACTGA